The following coding sequences lie in one Streptomyces venezuelae genomic window:
- a CDS encoding helix-turn-helix domain-containing protein produces MASLNVGNLGEYLREQRRSAQLSLRQLADAAGVSNPYLSQIERGLRKPSAEVLQQVAKALRISAETLYVRAGILDEKERDELETRAVILADPSINERQKQVLLQIYESFRKENDFETLSHADADVDADVDGSGSDARPKQSPPSS; encoded by the coding sequence ATGGCATCGCTCAACGTCGGCAATCTCGGTGAGTATCTGCGCGAACAGCGGCGCAGTGCGCAGCTGTCGCTGCGGCAGCTCGCCGATGCCGCGGGAGTGTCCAATCCGTATCTGAGCCAGATCGAGCGCGGCCTGCGCAAGCCGAGCGCCGAGGTCCTGCAGCAGGTCGCCAAGGCCCTGCGGATCTCCGCCGAGACGCTGTACGTGCGGGCCGGGATCCTCGACGAGAAGGAGCGGGACGAGCTGGAGACGCGCGCCGTCATCCTCGCCGACCCGTCCATCAACGAACGCCAGAAGCAAGTGCTGTTGCAGATCTACGAGTCGTTCCGCAAGGAGAACGACTTCGAGACGCTCTCGCACGCGGATGCGGATGTGGACGCGGATGTCGATGGCAGCGGCAGTGATGCCCGTCCCAAGCAGTCACCACCCTCAAGCTGA
- a CDS encoding DUF2516 family protein: MQGFANFMWLLSLALIVFSGFALIDAAVRREDAYRAADKKTKPFWLIILGLAFVVNLLFPILSFLPIIGLVATIVYMVDVRPAIRQISGGGRRGGSSSDGPYGPYNGGR; this comes from the coding sequence ATGCAAGGGTTCGCGAACTTCATGTGGCTGCTGTCGCTGGCCCTGATCGTCTTCAGCGGATTCGCGCTCATCGACGCCGCCGTCCGGCGCGAGGACGCCTATCGGGCGGCGGACAAGAAGACCAAGCCGTTCTGGCTGATCATCCTCGGCCTCGCCTTCGTGGTGAACCTGCTCTTCCCGATCCTGTCGTTCCTGCCGATCATCGGGCTCGTCGCCACCATCGTCTACATGGTCGACGTGCGCCCCGCGATCCGGCAGATCTCGGGCGGCGGCCGCCGCGGCGGCTCCAGCAGCGACGGGCCCTACGGGCCGTACAACGGCGGTCGGTAG